One window of the Nicotiana tabacum cultivar K326 chromosome 4, ASM71507v2, whole genome shotgun sequence genome contains the following:
- the LOC107808656 gene encoding uncharacterized protein LOC107808656 → MIQPQRQYNQRVDFDQTKENLSNLFCKYCKNPGHLVDKCYKLHGFPPNFKFTKGKRVAANVTAESEFPTESNSHLSSPTPGTNSGAIVHYEGQRSGVPGLTQQQYTQLINLLQQSQLSDSISLSNLMASTNFAGPFSKEAFGAW, encoded by the exons ATGATTCAGCCTCAGAGACAGTATAATCAAAGGGTAGATTTTGATCAGACTAAGGAAAATCTGAGTAATCTCTTTTGTAAGTACTGCAAGAATCCTGGGCACTTAGTTGATAAGTGTTACAAGCTTCATGGGTTCCCTCCTAATTTCAAGTTTACTAAAGGCAAGAGAGTTGCAGCTAATGTTACTGCAGAAAGTGAGTTCCCCACTGAATCCAACTCTCATCTCTCTAGCCCTACTCCTGGTACCAACAGTGGTGCTATTGTACATTATGAGGGTCAAAGATCTGGAGTGCCTGGTTTGACACAGCAGCAGTACACTCAGCTGATAAATCTTCTTCAGCAATCCCAACTATCTGATTCCATCTCTCTATCCAATCTCATGGCATCTACCAATTTTGCTG GACCATTTTCTAAAGAAGCCTTTGGAGCTTGGTAG
- the LOC107808657 gene encoding putative aquaporin TIP3-1 isoform X1 yields the protein MLWVMKKPNSPLYQSKCAFFSQFLSLNILSSCFSISFFCPYNNLLYFSRIDEENKKKSPLTLSQRLGLPDFVSPDVWRASVGELLGTAVLVFMLDNIVISTLESDVKMPNLIMSILAAITITILLLAVFPVSGGHLNPVISCSATLVGIISMSRAIIYIVAQCIGAALGALALKAVVSSSIEQTFSLGGCTLTVILPGPNGPITVGLETAQAFWLEIFCTFVFLFASVWMAYDHRQAKSLGLVTVMSIVGLVLGLLVFISTTVTGKKGYAGAGMNPARCFGAALVRGGHLWNGHWIFWVGPAIACWAFYLYTKIIPPQHFHADGYKHDFVGVIKALFGSDA from the exons ATGCTTTGGGTGATGAAGAAACCCAATTCTCCTCTATACCAAAGCAAGTGTGCCTTCTTTTCCCAATTCCTAAGTCTGAACATCTTGTCTTCTTGTTTTTCTATCTCTTTCTTTTGTCCTTATAATAATCTACTATATTTTAGCAGGATTGatgaagaaaataagaagaaatccCCTCTTACACTGTCGCAAAGGCTGGGCTTGCCTGACTTCGTTTCTCCGGAT GTATGGCGAGCATCGGTGGGAGAGCTTCTGGGCACGGCAGTTCTAGTTTTCATGTTGGACAACATAGTTATTTCTACCCTCGAAAGTGATGTTAAAATGCCAAATTTAATCATGTCAATTCTCGCTGCAATTACGATCACCATTCTACTCCTTGCCGTGTTCCCGGTGTCTGGCGGCCACCTCAATCCGGTCATTTCCTGCTCCGCCACCCTTGTCGGAATTATCTCCATGTCAAGAGCCATAATTTACATTGTGGCACAGTGTATCGGCGCTGCTTTAGGTGCACTAGCGCTCAAAGCAGTGGTCAGCAGTAGTATTGAACAAACTTTCTCACTTGGTGGTTGCACTCTCACGGTAATATTACCAGGCCCAAATGGCCCAATTACTGTGGGCCTAGAGACGGCCCAAGCCTTTTGGCTAGAGATCTTTTgcacatttgtatttttatttgctTCAGTTTGGATGGCCTATGATCATCGTCAAGCCAAGTCACTAGGGCTTGTCACTGTCATGTCCATCGTTGGGCTCGTATTAGGCCTACTTGTGTTCATCTCGACCACCGTCACTGGAAAAAAGGGGTACGCCGGAGCTGGGATGAATCCAGCGAGGTGTTTTGGAGCAGCTCTTGTTAGAGGAGGCCATCTCTGGAATGGACATTGGATATTTTGGGTTGGGCCTGCAATTGCTTGTTGGGCCTTCTATTTGTACACTAAGATCATCCCACCACAGCATTTCCATGCAGATGGTTACAAACATGATTTCGTTGGCGTTATCAAGGCTTTGTTTGGATCAGACGCTTGA
- the LOC107808658 gene encoding uncharacterized protein LOC107808658, producing MSVIVSLSAKNKIGLVDGTCPKPADSSPHIKQWSICNNMLNKSFRTVNGTKVFEIKKELASTMQGALDIASYFNKLKKLWDELRVIRNNKVNTCACPIKAEILKEEEEDKVHQFLMGLNDIYVGVKSNILMLQPLSSLENAYNILLQDEKQRQVNPGS from the exons ATGAGTGTCATTGTGTCCTTATCTGCTAAAAATAAGATTGGATTAGTTGATGGCACTTGTCCCAAACCGGCGGACAGTTCACCACATATTAAACAGTGGAGCATATGTAACAACATG TTAAATAAAAGTTTTAGGACTGTAAATGGGACCAAGGTTTTTGAAATAAAGAAAGAGCTTGCTTCCACTATGCAAGGAGCTCTTGACATAGCATCCTACTTCAATAAACTTAAGAAATTATGGGATGAACTAAGAGTAATTCGCAATAATAAGGTAAATACATGTGCATGTCCCATTAAGGCTGAAATTctgaaagaggaagaagaggacaAAGTCCACCAGTTCCTTATGGGTCTAAATGACATATATGTTGGGGTTAAGAGTAACATATTAATGTTGCAACCACTTTCATCACTTGAAAATGCTTATAACATACTACTCCAAGATGAAAAACAAAGACAGGTTAATCCTGGTTCATAA
- the LOC107808657 gene encoding putative aquaporin TIP3-1 isoform X3 — MLWVMKKPNSPLYQSKIDEENKKKSPLTLSQRLGLPDFVSPDVWRASVGELLGTAVLVFMLDNIVISTLESDVKMPNLIMSILAAITITILLLAVFPVSGGHLNPVISCSATLVGIISMSRAIIYIVAQCIGAALGALALKAVVSSSIEQTFSLGGCTLTVILPGPNGPITVGLETAQAFWLEIFCTFVFLFASVWMAYDHRQAKSLGLVTVMSIVGLVLGLLVFISTTVTGKKGYAGAGMNPARCFGAALVRGGHLWNGHWIFWVGPAIACWAFYLYTKIIPPQHFHADGYKHDFVGVIKALFGSDA; from the exons ATGCTTTGGGTGATGAAGAAACCCAATTCTCCTCTATACCAAAGCAA GATTGatgaagaaaataagaagaaatccCCTCTTACACTGTCGCAAAGGCTGGGCTTGCCTGACTTCGTTTCTCCGGAT GTATGGCGAGCATCGGTGGGAGAGCTTCTGGGCACGGCAGTTCTAGTTTTCATGTTGGACAACATAGTTATTTCTACCCTCGAAAGTGATGTTAAAATGCCAAATTTAATCATGTCAATTCTCGCTGCAATTACGATCACCATTCTACTCCTTGCCGTGTTCCCGGTGTCTGGCGGCCACCTCAATCCGGTCATTTCCTGCTCCGCCACCCTTGTCGGAATTATCTCCATGTCAAGAGCCATAATTTACATTGTGGCACAGTGTATCGGCGCTGCTTTAGGTGCACTAGCGCTCAAAGCAGTGGTCAGCAGTAGTATTGAACAAACTTTCTCACTTGGTGGTTGCACTCTCACGGTAATATTACCAGGCCCAAATGGCCCAATTACTGTGGGCCTAGAGACGGCCCAAGCCTTTTGGCTAGAGATCTTTTgcacatttgtatttttatttgctTCAGTTTGGATGGCCTATGATCATCGTCAAGCCAAGTCACTAGGGCTTGTCACTGTCATGTCCATCGTTGGGCTCGTATTAGGCCTACTTGTGTTCATCTCGACCACCGTCACTGGAAAAAAGGGGTACGCCGGAGCTGGGATGAATCCAGCGAGGTGTTTTGGAGCAGCTCTTGTTAGAGGAGGCCATCTCTGGAATGGACATTGGATATTTTGGGTTGGGCCTGCAATTGCTTGTTGGGCCTTCTATTTGTACACTAAGATCATCCCACCACAGCATTTCCATGCAGATGGTTACAAACATGATTTCGTTGGCGTTATCAAGGCTTTGTTTGGATCAGACGCTTGA
- the LOC107808657 gene encoding putative aquaporin TIP3-1 isoform X2 — MAATTRDALGDEETQFSSIPKIDEENKKKSPLTLSQRLGLPDFVSPDVWRASVGELLGTAVLVFMLDNIVISTLESDVKMPNLIMSILAAITITILLLAVFPVSGGHLNPVISCSATLVGIISMSRAIIYIVAQCIGAALGALALKAVVSSSIEQTFSLGGCTLTVILPGPNGPITVGLETAQAFWLEIFCTFVFLFASVWMAYDHRQAKSLGLVTVMSIVGLVLGLLVFISTTVTGKKGYAGAGMNPARCFGAALVRGGHLWNGHWIFWVGPAIACWAFYLYTKIIPPQHFHADGYKHDFVGVIKALFGSDA; from the exons ATGGCTGCCACTACTAGAGATGCTTTGGGTGATGAAGAAACCCAATTCTCCTCTATACCAAA GATTGatgaagaaaataagaagaaatccCCTCTTACACTGTCGCAAAGGCTGGGCTTGCCTGACTTCGTTTCTCCGGAT GTATGGCGAGCATCGGTGGGAGAGCTTCTGGGCACGGCAGTTCTAGTTTTCATGTTGGACAACATAGTTATTTCTACCCTCGAAAGTGATGTTAAAATGCCAAATTTAATCATGTCAATTCTCGCTGCAATTACGATCACCATTCTACTCCTTGCCGTGTTCCCGGTGTCTGGCGGCCACCTCAATCCGGTCATTTCCTGCTCCGCCACCCTTGTCGGAATTATCTCCATGTCAAGAGCCATAATTTACATTGTGGCACAGTGTATCGGCGCTGCTTTAGGTGCACTAGCGCTCAAAGCAGTGGTCAGCAGTAGTATTGAACAAACTTTCTCACTTGGTGGTTGCACTCTCACGGTAATATTACCAGGCCCAAATGGCCCAATTACTGTGGGCCTAGAGACGGCCCAAGCCTTTTGGCTAGAGATCTTTTgcacatttgtatttttatttgctTCAGTTTGGATGGCCTATGATCATCGTCAAGCCAAGTCACTAGGGCTTGTCACTGTCATGTCCATCGTTGGGCTCGTATTAGGCCTACTTGTGTTCATCTCGACCACCGTCACTGGAAAAAAGGGGTACGCCGGAGCTGGGATGAATCCAGCGAGGTGTTTTGGAGCAGCTCTTGTTAGAGGAGGCCATCTCTGGAATGGACATTGGATATTTTGGGTTGGGCCTGCAATTGCTTGTTGGGCCTTCTATTTGTACACTAAGATCATCCCACCACAGCATTTCCATGCAGATGGTTACAAACATGATTTCGTTGGCGTTATCAAGGCTTTGTTTGGATCAGACGCTTGA